One stretch of Eupeodes corollae chromosome 2, idEupCoro1.1, whole genome shotgun sequence DNA includes these proteins:
- the LOC129946177 gene encoding kelch-like protein 26, which produces MADMNDEVDAVTHSKALMLGLNELRKADKLLDVTLLVEGSSFKAHRVVLAACSDYFAAMFTDPMKEAQQSEIKLIDIPVRGMHSLLEYAYTSKLDLNRNNIQDILAAATHVQMNAVVHSCSTYLESQIDMENCVDIATLADLYSLNNLKHKTYRFICAHLWEFAKTPDMDNLSCEQLEYILSCDYPVDCSEELVLHIVAEYCVKKIVSLENATKLFTKIRFDQINTIDFKIWPVFPSVDEDKHLPYFNVMRAAGFQQKKSCKKKYSNCDLLRSNILTNTRGMELALVKIGGFYINGVHNQLSFALPNERKWHQLTCIPHIEQCNYGTAVLGNDLFVVGGSYDVCLKEYIHGFGFRYSAAKDKWSTISPIQSERCRFSLNAVGNFLYAVGGVCDQIEGADDTWLEGRRESNCEKYNVEANTWEYIKPLRENRSQHAGAVQNHFLYISGGIDRHLVLSSFWRYDTHSDNWQQMSPMPKPRADHVMLAIDDKIYACGGWFEDPNTGTRVLIDDIDVYDVGTDSWYLETKNPVPTFHAGISAVRNKIYFVGGLLSDETINCSSNVQTYDLLAKEWSTLTEWEGAKPTWECTCATFYVPRCREGI; this is translated from the exons GCTCATCGAGTTGTCCTGGCGGCATGCAGCGACTATTTCGCCGCCATGTTCACAGATCCCATGAAAGAAGCCCAACAATCCGAAATAAAACTTATCGACATACCCGTCCGCGGTATGCACAGTTTACTCGAGTACGCTTACACATCGAAATTAGATTTAAATCGCAATAATATTCAAGATATCCTAGCAGCTGCCACCCATGTTCAAATGAATGCCGTCGTTCACTCCTGTTCCACTTACCTAGAATCTCAAATAGACATGGAGAATTGTGTCGACATAGCTACACTAGCTGATCTCTATTCGTTGAATAATCTCAAACACAAAACCTACCGATTTATTTGTGCTCATCTGTGGGAATTCGCTAAAACTCCAGACATGGATAATCTAAGCTGCGAACAGCTTGAGTATATTCTTAGCTGTGATTATCCTGTTGATTGTTCGGAAGAATTAGTTCTGCATATTGTAGCCGAGTATTGTGTGAAGAAAATAGTTTCCTTAGAAAATGCTACGAAACTCTTCACAAAAATCCGGTTCGATCAAATCAATACAATTGATTTTAAGATTTGGCCGGTGTTTCCTTCTGTTGATGAGGATAAGCATTTGCCGTACTTCAATGTAATGCGGGCGGCGGGTTTTCAGCAAAAGAAGTCctgcaaaaaaaagtattctaaCTGTGATCTCCTGAGAAGCAACATTCTGACAAATACTCGAGGCATGGAATTGGCGCTAGTCAAAATTGGAGGTTTCTATATAAATGGAGTACACAATCAACTCAGTTTTGCTCTGCCCAATGAGCGGAAGTGGCATCAGCTCACTTGTATTCCGCACATCGAACAATGTAACTATGGAACTGCGGTTCTGGGCAATGATCTATTCGTTGTCGGTGGCTCGTACGATGTCTGTCTGAAGGAGTACATTCACGGGTTTGGGTTTCGCTATAGTGCTGCTAAGGACAAGTGGTCAACGATATCCCCCATACAGTCGGAAAGGTGTCGATTTTCGTTGAACGCAGTTGGAAATTTCCTCTACGCAGTTGGGGGAGTGTGTGACCAAATCGAGGGAGCGGACGACACTTGGCTCGAAGGTCGACGAGAGTCGAATTGTGAGAAATACAATGTAGAAGCTAATACATGGGAGTACATAAAGCCACTGAGAGAAAATCGAAGTCAACACGCCGGAGCTGTTCAGAATCACTTTTTATACATATCAG GTGGAATTGATAGACATTTGGTGTTATCTTCGTTTTGGCGCTATGACACCCACAGTGACAATTGGCAGCAAATGAGCCCAATGCCAAAGCCGAGAGCAGACCATGTAATGCTGGCCATTGATGACAAGATTTATGCCTGCGGCGGTTGGTTTGAAGATCCGAACACCGGAACGAGGGTTCTAATCGACGATATCGATGTTTATGATGTTGGCACGGACAGCTGGTATTTGGAAACTAAAAATCCAGTTCCTACGTTCCATGCTGGCATTTCGGCGGTacgaaataaaatttactttgttGGTGGACTGCTATcggacgaaacaataaattgCTCTTCGAACGTTCAAACTTATGATCTTTTAGCCAAAGAATGGTCTACACTAACAGAATGGGAAGGAGCCAAACCCACATGGGAGTGTACGTGTGCTACATTTTATGTACCACGTTGTCGAGAaggtatataa